A region of the Apium graveolens cultivar Ventura chromosome 6, ASM990537v1, whole genome shotgun sequence genome:
TTGTAGTTTGTTGGAGCTCTCGACGGAGACGGTGAATCTCACGTTTTCGCTCAAGTTTAGCCTGCAATCTCTGAGCTTCGCGTTCTAGAAACTCGAGTTCTTCATCTGAATCAAGGGAATCTTTCGGATTTCCTTGGTTTTGGGCTTTTAGCCTTTCTTTCTTTTCCAAATGTAGCCGAACGTCGCTCGAGAGAACTTTTTTTCCTTTAGATGTTTGAATTCTAAAACGCTGGTCTGGCACAGCTTTTCTTTTTCTGTCCCTTTGGAGTGAATCCTTCAATCCTAGAAATTGATCTTCTGAAGGAGCCTCAGGTGGAGGGAACAAACACTTCGGTTTCAATGCTGGTTGTTTTGGAAGCTCACGATCGTCGAGGGTCGAGGGGTCGGCGGCAACTTCTGCCGTCAACTTCTTTACCTCAGTTGGTCCGGCGGTTCCCGGATCAAGCTCCTCTACAATCATCTTCTGGTTGGATCTTGTTAAAGCAaagctccttctagcgccaaatgatgtaccaataatattattattagtCTATATTTTTAGGAGATGATCTTCTTTGCTTAATTAGCCAACCCCTTCAAATGGGGTTGTTGTTCTTTATTTATAATAAGTCCCAAATGGGCTCAATCCTTACAATCtgggccttcttgggctttacatGATGTATTGTGATTATTCTAACTATAATCCCTTTGGGCCGACTTGTCCTGGTCCAACACAAAGAAAACACGGTAAGGCCCCAGGAGTAACCTAAATTTGTACCCATTTTTGTCCAAATCTGATCAACAGTGCTATATTGCCCGTTCCAATTTAAGCTAGTCCTCGTTCCAATTTAATTTAAGATAGGGAATAGTATCGGCTCACCCACCTAAAtctttttaataataaaatattatattattatgtTTTATGTATTCGTTAATTTGTTAATTgaatgttattatatatatatattaagtagttattaattatattttttaattttcacttatataaataatagttatttaacaaaaaatatattaaacaccatgaattgttttaatttaaattaataagatattaaaaataaaaaaactcaTATTACTTTTTGAAATGCATTAATCGAGTATTTGTTGGAACAATATACTAATTTGGAGTAGTTTAATATTTGTTATTTTTCTTTTagttaattatatataatattaatttttctTCACTTTTCTTGTTTAAGTATAAtgtttttataatttaataaaatttattaagtttgaaattAAGATGATATTATTCATTCCGCGTCCAATTGAATTAATAGGTATGTGAATTAATATCAACACATTAAAATAACAATATATTAATAGTTCaaagaataaaatattgatatatgAATTTGGACCAAAATTTAGACCGAACTGTTGAAATAGAGAGTTGTCATGGTCCAAATTTAGGCCAAAAACTCTGGCCACTCTAGGAGTTGTCCTAAAAGTCAAAATTTAACTTATAATCGGaatcaaaatattattttatcaaatttattattttattaaaattaaaaatacatATTTTCATTACTAACTTATATCCCGTGCGATGCATGGactaattataatatttaaaattttattattatataaaagtaaattttaaaatataataattatatattatcgagattaatgaaattaaaatatttatgtaAAGAGGTGGTAAGCAAAGATTAAAATGAACAACATAATTGTCTCTATTTAAATGCGTATGAATTCAGCATCAAATCAATTATTCAAGGAAGTCAATTACATACGTCAGAAAACTAACCCGTTAAATTGGAATTCCAGGGATGGTGAATGTAACAGAGGAGGAGTTATTTGAGCAAATGATATTGTCGCAAGAAGAAGTTTGGTCGGGTCTGTCGGGTCATATAATTGAATTTGAGTAGGACGCtgctttctttttttttttatctGTTTTTCTCATTTTTTTCATCGAGTACCGTGTATTTTGccattattttttaattatttttttaaatataaaataggaataatcgttgaaccaaattataatttattccggttattatagtatcatatatatatatatatattattattgaaggATTCAAAATCCTACTACAGTATATCAGTCGATTCGCTTTTTGGGTACACAACCTATAAAAAATGGGAGTCTTGAATTAAAGTGGTGTATCTGAATGATTTGGTATTGTTTTTTAatattgttttttttttaattttttctcggtatattaattattttgttatatttttatCGTAGCTAACACGCAgtcgctacccttcgggtgcgcactgggtaaagTGTTTTGTTCCTTCTAATAGAGGTATAAAAAAAGTTGAGtataattaaaaattaagttggataataattcatagagtttgtaattatattagatacatgatttaactttttttaatattaattatatttgCTTAAACTTTATTTTGAAATGTGTTAAAAAAAAATTTAGGAAGCTGTTAACAAACCGATCAAACGAAATCATGTTTCGCTtgtaatagtatagtatagatagatagtatagatagatagatgTCGGAATGGAAGAAAATAATTATTTCATATATgttattattttataaagattcaATAAGCCTCGGGAAATTAAATATATTTGGCCCCTGTGGCCTCCCCTATTTCATAAGTTTAAAGGCTCTTGAGCGTGATTGGATAGTCTCGGCCAAAGAATTTGGGGGTCGTTTGgttatttgatatatatatattgtgtttgGTTGAGTGTtgtaataaatatttttaatttaaaatatgttaagttaataattttaatttaattaaatataattttaatatattttttgttcATAAATTTCTTTTAGTACTAAacatttatttttaattacttaaataaaaattaaaatagtgAAATAAAAAATTATCTCATACCCCTCTCTCATACCCACCTGTCTACTTGGATACGAAAAACATAACTTGGAAGTTTGAGGAATGACTATGAAATTCTATTTTTCTGAACCAAACTCCAGATACGGGGTTGAAATTGCTCAAACTCATACCCGATTCTAGAATATGGCAAACCAAACTATCCCTTATTTTGTTCCAAATATAGAGTTTGTTTGTGTTCGTTTTAATATTTATCAGAAGAAAAATGTTAGGGATCTCAAATTTTTACGTTAAATTTTTTCTCAAATATGATGTATCACATAAATAGTTGGTAACCTTCCTAATAATAACATAAAATCTATGCATTCATATGCGCCACAAATCAAAATCAGCCATGTATTAATCACGTcatttgataaaaaaatttaataagaTATATGGGGTACATGATTTTTTTAAATACGCATAATAGCCAAATTATTCCAAAACTATAGATTTTGTTAGACAAATGTGTCGTTGGACAAACACGACTTCTGTAAAATTGAAACACCTTTTTTGGTAAGGAATATACATTGGCTTGATTAATTCTGATTTGAGTGGAGAGAAATTAGTGAGAGTTCACATTTTTTCAACTTTACCATGCGTATTAGGAGAAGTTTATTTGtcatttttaaatttatatacgagtttaatttattttatttccaaCACAAATTTGACTTCATGTAAGTGAAACTAAGATATATTGTTAGGAGGGCAATCATGTGTTCCATGTGTGTCATCTCTTTTCTTACTCATTAATTGCATTTACGTGTTCTTTTTATGCCTGATCTCAGTTCTTTGATCACGTGAAATATAAAAAAATGACTAATAGAATAATATGGAACATATTAGGCGACAAGAAAGAGAGAATCCGCTAGGAACCGTCAAATACATGAAAAAATCCATGCTTAGACGACACGAAGAAGTGGGGAAGAAGTGGGGTTAATTCATGGATGTAGTGTAGCTCGTGGTGCACCTGCTGTCTCATATCTGCTTTTAGTAGATGATTATTATCTGTTTTTTAAAGCTACATTAACTGAAGCATCCACTGTTAAGAATGTGTTGTTAAGGTATGAAGCAGTGTCTGGACAAGCTATTAACTTTGGAAAGTCAAGCGTAGTATTCAGTCCTAATACTACACAGCAGAATAGGAATGATGTATGTGATGTTCTACAAGTGAATGAAGTATCTAAACCTGGTAATTACTTGGGGTTGCCAATGCATATAGGACGACGGAAAAATAATGCATTTAAATTTCCGAGTGAGCGTGTAAGTCAGAAACTATAGAGCTGGGGTAATAAAGCGATATCAAAAGTAGGTAAGTTAGTACTTCTCAAAACTGCAGCACAAACAATCCCGAACTTCTAGATGCAGTTACTCTTAATACCAGTAGATATATGTAATGTCATTATTCAATGACAAATGAATTCCTTTTGGTGGAGTAATGGAAGAAGTACTAAAGGTGTGAGGTGGATGGCCTGGGATAAACTTTGTGTTAATAAAGCAGGAGGGGGCTTGGGTTTTAGGGAGTTAAGTAAGTTCAATATCGCTATGCTAGCGAAGCATGGATGGCGAATGTTGAATAATTGTAACCCGTTGGTCACATAAATCATGAAAGCTAGGAATTTTCCTAGTTGTGATTTTTTACAAGCTAAAATTGGTGCCAACCCTAATTATATGCGGAGAAGTATACTTGCAGCACAAGAACTGGTCTGTCAGGGGAGCAGAAAATGTATTGGAAATGGTGAAGATACAGCAGTTTGGGGAATACCATGGTTACCATGTAAGGATAATGGGTACTTAATGACTGAGATGCCTCATCAATTGGAGGATATAAGAGTCGTAAACTTTTTGAAGACGGGTACTTACTGCTGGGATGATGAAGTGGTGAATGATATTTGTAATGGGTGAGATGCTCAGTTAATTAGGTCAATTCATAACCCGTTGCCAGAAGAAGAGGATTCCTGGTATTGGATTTTGGAAGCCTCAGGTTTGTTTTCTGTCAAAAGCTGTTACAGGATAATACAGGGTGAACAATATTGGGAATTGGCTTCTTTCTGGAAGAATTTGTGGTCATTGGAACTGCCGGGGAAAGTTATAAATTTTGTATGGCGGGTATGTAGATATGTATTGCCAACAGTTGTTGCTCTTTCCACAAAGAGGGTCCAGATTTATCAAAAGTGTTTGTGGTGTTTAGTGCGTAATGAAGATGCACATCACATTTTATTTGATTGTTCTTTTGCTCGTTTGGTTTGGCAGCAGGCTAATATTTCTAAGATTACATCTGCTACTTACATGGGCGACATCATGGAGTTTTTCCATCAGCTAAGTACAGTATGCTCGAGGGAGAAGTTCATGTTGATACTCATGATTTGTTGGAATCTTTGGCATCGTAGGAATAGGTGGGTTTGGGACAAAATCAGTATTTCTGAATTTGGGGTGTATGAAAAGGCGATGAACATGCTGTTTGATTGGAAGCAACGTTGTTTGGAGTTTAAAATTCATAAAGGACCGAGCACAACATCTATAACAAAATGGAAACCTCCACAACAGGGTTGGGTTAAAATAAATACCGATGTTGCTGTCTTTGTAGAGGCTGGATACACTGGGATTTGATGTGTTCTTCGTAATGCGAATGGAGAATTTGTTCGTGCCAAAAATCGAAGACTTGCAGCACTGTATCAACCAAGGGAGTCAGAAGCACTGAGATTTAAAGAAGCAATCATGTGGGCTATAGAAATGGGGTACAAAAGGTGCGTGTTTGAAACCGATGCTAAGGAGCTTGCAGAAGCCTGTAAACAGGTACAAGGGCGTGTATATTTTCATGCAATTGTGTCAAGTTGTGTCGAGTTATTTAAGCACTATGATTAAGTGTTAGTTGAATATGTTCATCGGTCTGCGAATGAGGCAGTTCATAGATTGGCAAGGGCTACTTATTTTAAGTCAAATGTCCACGAGTGAGTTGATACCGCTCCAGATTTTATTTTTGATGTATTGTGTATTGATTCTATTTTAATAAAAGCAAGTTcgttattttcaaaaaaaaatgaaAGTTAAAACTTTAAATACTAGAGATTTTTAAATCTAGTTTGTCGCGGGTGCTTCAGAACCCGTCGAACAAGTTGTTAGCAACAATAATATAGCGAGACAATCAACACCGAATGATCTAAGATTAGAGCTGAACAAATTGATCCAAATCAATACTCACAACAAGTTTACTTCACATGTTTTCATAACAAGCCAAATTCTAATATTTAGTGTctgtttgggaaatcttaaaataagtaacttatgacttaaatcGAATAAGTGCCtgataagtgataagttgataactgcttataagttatacaagtgtttggataatttaacttataagtcagatttttttatttaaatgaactaaaataaataatttttaaatataactatcttaattcttatactttaagttagattaacatataaaaaatatttttaaaaaccaaaattgataaaaaaaatgaaaaataaaaaataagttgagaaaaagtatgTCGTTGccaacattcaacttatcagcttataagttgtaaattcaacttataagttgggtcgacaaacacccGTCAATAAACTGTTGCGGGCTTATCAGTCAATAAATTAACTTATAAGATTTGCCAAACAGGCCCAAGATTTATATTCACCAAAAAATTATTCAAGACAACTACCAATACTTGCAGCAAGTCTACTTCACAATTTTCAACATAAATAAAAGCTGAATATACaaaacgtacaatcattaaaaATTTTTGTGAACATAACTACCTCCAACTCTGAGGCAAGACAGTGCTCAACTTATCGAATGAGAAAGACATGCCCATTTACAATTGGTATTAGATTAGTTTGGCTTCTTAGATCTTCCTTAGTCAGAATTTCATCTTCTTCTTGCGGTGTCCACATAACTCGCACATATTTTATATCTTCTTTCGGCACACGTAGAAGTGTTTGCAACACAGCGAAGGAATCGACTTACTCTCCTTCCATTTCCCTTTTTACTGGAATCTGGTGTTTGCCACTAGCAAGCACACAAATTGTAGCAAATGTATATTCATTGTCAATGCCTCTCTTGGCATTAACCATACCAGCCTTTTTATATTTTACACCGTCAACATTCTCAAATGTCTTCTCGTCTTTGACAAATTTGTCGAATTTGTGTAGAACTTCTTGAAAATCCTTGCTTAAGCTCTCCATAGTGTCATACTTTTCGAAATATAGGAGTAATAATTGGAAGAAAAATTATCGTGTTGGGTAAGAGCTCTCACCGTCTCTTTTTATACGTAGTTGAGACCTTCTAAGGTGGATGTATCTGCAACTTCAGCTATTTTGTTGAGCTTCCTTTGTAACACTCTTTGCTTGTCCAAAACTCCAGCCTTTGATTAAGCAAGGCAAGAAAGAAAAATGGACATATAAGCTGCATTACATTCGAAATTGTAACTATAACCTCGTTTGTTTCGTCAACTTTTATAATTACACATGAACTTGAACTTCCCCGTAACTAAATTGCAACTACAAGTTTCAAAGTAATTAAAATATACGCGTTTGGTTTATTAATATGTAACAAGAGGTTACATAGTCAATTTTGTTAACTAATTAATGTTTTTATATTAAATAACTACGGTGATTACGGTGGAGCTTGTTAACTATCTTTCCCCTGTTTTATGGTAATTACAAAAATCATATAACTTGAAGTTCCCTTGTCTAGtttaaaatatagcttaaaatacAGCAAACCAAGCGGTAACCCATTTTAATTCCAATGAACTTTAAATTACGTAATCGGGTTATATAGAAACAAACGAGGGCTATATATGATGCTTAACTTTTTGCACACACTTTAATCTATTTGACCggataattatatatatatatatatattatttttaaatcttaaaaaaataaaatttataaatatttggTCAAAACACAAAATAAAGTATactgaaaataataaaaacagAGGGCGTAATTTTTATCAAACCTGGAAAATGAGCATAGTTCCCGTGGGATCGGCCAAATCCCCTGTTGCCACATAACTAATAAACAAAATTATCGGAAAAAATCTGGAAAGCAGGGGTGCGGCACTGCGCACCGGGTGCGGACTGGTGCGGCGGTGCGCGGGGTGCGGCGTCATACGTACGGGGTGCGCCACCCGGCGTATCACCGTATTACCTGGCTGGGATTCGGGGGAGTGCGAGAGAGGGGGTGCGGGAGGGGTATTTATGATCATTTTCAGCTACTGTAAAACAACGAAAACCcgggagagggagggagggagggagagagagaggggaagGGAGAGAGATCTGTTCGTCTTTAGTTAACACGTTCAATCGAAGTCGTTGATGTACTTGTACATGTGTATATATGCGTGACTGTGTATgtacatatatgtatatgttaataataatatattagttgGGCCTGTTATTTGGGCCTGTGTATGTCAACTATTTGTTGACTGGTTCAGCCCACTAAGGCACCAACTTAATTTGTATCACCTACTACACTTATAGCCTTATTTTTACTTTCCTCTCATTTTTTGTAATTATGTTTATAAAaaaatgttaaataaataaatatatattatttttttaaaatatttaaaattatccCTCGCACCCGAATCCCCATATTTTGAAATTTACCAAATTCCCGTATCCCCGCACCGCGCACTCACGCACCCGTGCTTCATAGCTCTATTATCTTAGTTTCTTCAATGTCCTCAAATGACGGTTCAACTCCAGCAAAAACAACATCCTTACAGTATTGAAGATAAGTGGGCATGCCTTTCGAATACTCTATTTATACAAAAGTAACATTAACTAGCAAATATATTATTGAGAAAACTATGGAACTAAGAACAAAAGGGAAATTGTACAGCAAAGGAGAAAAAAATCTTAAAAGCCCAGTGCGTCATAATCTAAATAATTACCAAATGTGTCAAGAAGATCCCTATATTTGGTATCAAGAGTCAGTAGCAGCTCCTTAGCATCAAAATCAGTTGAAGTCTTGGCAACATCATTCAAGTTAGCATCAGACTCAGTATCCAGCTCATTTTCTCCACAGGCAGTTGATAAAGAACTAGAACCAGAAAAATCTGCTTCCCAGTTTCCAAAACCATGTATATTGTACAAAATTCTTATTGAAACTATTAGTATATACATTACGCATGCACGGGCAGGAAGCCTCCGTGCATTAGCTGATAAACGACACTCGGGAGGCATAGACCATTCGTATATGCAACACGCATGAGGAAGAATCTTATCCGCAGGAAGAGACATGAACTGATAGGGCATCCTTTAGGGGGAGGATCAATTTCTTTTTCAATATCAGCAAAGGCAGAAAAATAAAGGAGCTTCCCTTCAAAAATCCACTTCAAGATGTCTGTAGGCAGAACAGCTTCCCGCAAGAAATGGCAAGCCAAAAATGAAATCACTATTGAATGATATAATGGTATAGTCTTACTTAAAGATCTATACCAAATCATTAGAGCTCGCTGACCAAGTAAATTGTGAGGTTCATCTCTGTGATTACCACTGGATACGAAACCATCCACTGGTCCTGAAATGTCAAAACAACAAAGTTGAACACGCAAACAAGAACAACAGATAAAGCCTAAATTAAATGATTCATGTATTGTCACTAGACTAAGCACGCTTTTAATTAATTTTTGCCTGTTAAGAAAATAAGATTTACAGATCTTATgcaaaaattaaaagaaaaagagtACCATATTTAGATATTTTACTACCCCAAACTcttaaaaggatgtcaaatgtCAATATTAATCTCAAAGTGCATCCATATAAAAACCTCTATAATGGTAACGAAATGAAGATAATAATTCTTATATGAAATCAAGTAAGAAACCCACTTGAAACTGTATAGGTTGTTTCAACTGCTACTATCACATGGAAGGTTTATAACTGTAAATAGACTATCTAAAGAATGTATACATAAGTTGAACTGTAGAAGCACAGTGATACCAATATAATTGTGTGGTTAAAACTAATTACTTTAGCTAGTTCGATATAATAAATAAACTGAAAATTAAAAGCATAATTTAAAAATTACAAGGATAAAGAGGACCAGTAGAAGCCCTTTCCCAAAATTTTAGACAGATAAACTACCTATAAGCCGTATATGTTCAGGAAACTGGTAGAAGCATAAAtggaaaaaaaaaattgtaactTTAACACAAAGCATTCTACAAGTAATAAGGAAAATTGTATCAAATGTCCTTGGACTAATAAGTATGACATTCAGCTTAATTTGAAAAGAAACTTAAACCGCTTTTTCATCTTCAACTTTGAGCTTTTATTATgtaatttctactcacaacaattTTCCCTCTTACCCTACAAAATCTGTTAGTCACGAAAATGCTGAAGTTTCCCAGGTTCCCAAAAGATGTGAGGAATATTACATTTTAAGTGCTAACAAAGACACTTCATCTACCCTATAAAACTATTTCAAAACATTCGGTGCATTGTAAAAACAATGAAAAAATAACTTGAACAACTTACTTACAGTAAATCAGACTAAAATTGTTGACAGTTGAACACATAAACTTTTACAATGTGGTAGAGTCTTCTAATAATTTACAAGAGTGCAAACATTTACACACATTAGTAGCATCTAATCAAAGGATAACTAGACTCAAAACAAAAAACAATTTTCTATGTTTTCACGTGCAAGACCTTATACATAATACATTACATTGAACATATATAACATTGAACATGTAAGTGAAGAATCTGCATACATTATCATTACTTGAAGGATAACTGGACTCAAAACAAAAACTTTTTACAATGTTATATTCCCAAGTAGCCTAAGTGACTTGTTTAAGTAAGAACCAATACATCAATACATAACACTAACACATAAAACACTAAACATTTAAATCAAGAATCCACATACATTATCACAAAAAAAATCCCAAAAAAGAGGCAAAAACTCAATACCTTGAGACTGAGATTCGGATTGCGTAATAGCTTCATCAGCCCAATCCTCCGCGAAAACCCCACTCAACGCAAGAAAATGCCACCAAATTTGTGCAGTGACATCGACAACTCTTTCATTAACACCAAATTCCTCAACCAAAGTCGTACATTGCAACTGAATCTGTTAGATTGTAATCTCTATTTATCATAACTATGAATTGAGCATAAAAGCTGAAATATGCATTATATAGAAGAAGCAGGTGTTTTTGAATTGTGTTACAAGCACCCTCATTCTGAATACCAGACCCTATATTTATACTAGAACTTCTAACTAACTCCCACTACTCTATCCAGCTCTCATTCTATTTTGTTATTTTTTGACGTCATTATTTTAAGCTCAAATTTTGCAGAGACCTTTATTACATCTATATATAGCTCCtttaaaattttcatgattttataaaatgtttaattGAGCTTTTTATTGTAACCGACTCAGCAAATTTGCAAGTGTACGCCACGAAAACCGGTTTTACTAAAACGGCCATAGCTCCTAAACCGTAAATTgtaatcaagcgattcaagcgtcCACGCGAAGATTATAGCATGATCTATCTATTACAGGTAGATTATATCCAAGGTTCCATAAGTTTTATTTCCAGTTTTCTGCTTAACCTAGGCAGTCggaaatcgggcattacgacggcttgTTTTTAAGTACTTTACCATTCTCAAACACAACCAAACCATCATCACTTTATCAACATCCAAGGATCTACCATTTCAATATCTCATAATCTCAAGAACATCAAGAAAAACTCATAATATCCATATTTTACAATCCAACCATCAAAATCAATCTTTTATAATCCAAACTCCATAAATCAACATATACTTAACTATGACACAAACTCAAGTTTACAAATCAACTAAATCAAAAGGGTGGATGATGTTTATACCTTTATTGGATCCTTAGAACATCTAGGAAGAGTGTAGTAACCTTGGAGATACTTTATCTATCCATAACAAACCTTAAACTAAcaagagaaatcaagaaaacaagttagagattttcggagttactattcagcacctccttata
Encoded here:
- the LOC141664593 gene encoding uncharacterized protein LOC141664593, encoding MKARNFPSCDFLQAKIGANPNYMRRSILAAQELVCQGSRKCIGNGEDTAVWGIPWLPCKDNGYLMTEMPHQLEDIRVVNFLKTGTYCWDDEVVNDICNGIIQGEQYWELASFWKNLWSLELPGKVINFVWRQANISKITSATYMGDIMEFFHQLSTVCSREKFMLILMICWNLWHRRNRWVWDKISISEFGVYEKAMNMLFDWKQRCLEFKIHKGPSTTSITKWKPPQQGWVKINTDVAVFVEAGYTGI